DNA sequence from the Blastomonas fulva genome:
AAACCGTTGCCGCCCTGCGAGACATTGGCCGAGAGGCTGGTGCCCTGCTGGTTGGTCAGCGCGCGGTTGGCGTTGGAGATCTGAGTGATCGACGCGGCGTTATCGCTGCCGGTGTCGCCACCCTGGATGATCTGGGCGCCGAACGCAAAGCCGCCGCCACCAACGTTGAGCGATCCGACCTGAGAGATCGTCGCGCTCTGGTTTTCACCGCGCTGCAGGGTCTGAGCGGTGTTGTCGTTGCCGCCCTGCGTGATGCTTGCCACCTGGTTTTCACCGAAGCCGGTATCGAACAGTCCACCGAGGAAGCCGCCGCGGTCACGACCCTGATCGACTTCGGCGGAGTTGCCGCTGCCGGGCTGGGTGATCGTTGCAGTCTGGTCTTCACCGCGCTGTGCGATGACGGCCGAGTTGTCGCTGCCTGCCTGGGTGACGAGAGCGTTGTGGTTGCGACCAACTCCGCCACCCTGATCGACGGTCGCGGTGTTCACGTCGCCGGTCTGGATGATGTCGGCATTTTCGTTGAAGCCGCGCTGCACGATGGTTCCGGTGTTCTGGAAGCCGTCCTGACGAACATCGGCAGTGTGGTCGGAGCTGGCATTGGCGCCCTGATCGATCGAGGCGATGTTGTCGTTTCCGCCCTTCTGCTCGATGAACGCTTCATGCAGACCGCCAGCCTGACGCACGGTGGCATCGTTTCCAGCGCTCAGCTGAACAACGCCAGCTGCAGTGCTGCTGCCCACGCCGTTGCCGGCACCACCCTGGATGATGTCGGAATCGTTGTCGTCGCCTTCCTGCAGGACATTGGCGACGTTGGCGCCAAGGCCGGTCTGGACCAGCGTCGAGTCATTGAATTCGCCGCTCTGCGTGACGACGGCCTGGTTGAGGCCGCTGCTCTGCGTCAGGATCGATTCGTTGTTGTCGCCGCTCTGGTCGACATCGGCGGTGTTCAGGTTGCCCGACTGGGTGACGGTGGACTCATTGTCCAGGCCGCTCTGGTTCACGTCGGCATCGTCAAGATCGCCGCTCTGGGTGACCAGCGAGTCGTTGCCACCGGTCGACTGCGTAACGGTCGCGGTCGAGAAGTCGTTGGTCTGGACGACGCGCGAGAAGTTGTCGACGCCCGACTGGGTGACTTCGGCGGTGTTGTTGTCATCGCTGCTGCCGGTGCCGTTGTCCTGAACGATTTCCGATTCATTGAAATCGCCTGACTGGGTCAGCGTGGCGTTGTTGGTGTCACCACCCTGGGTGATGGTCGACTTGCCGTTGCTGCCGCTCTGGCCGACGGTTGCGCCGCCGTCCTGGCCGGTCTGGGTGACGGTCGAGGTGTTGTTCTGGGCCATCGCGGGAACCGCGGTGAGGAGTGCCAGCGACGATGCGCTGAGGAGAAGAAGCTTTTTCATTTGATTTATCCCTGTTTGAGAGGTCGGCCGGCGTTCCCGTCGGGAGACGCCGACCAGTTCTCGGATTAGTTCACGCCGCCGACGCCGCTCTGCGACACGATCGCAGAGTTGCTGTTGCCGGACTGGTTGATCGTCGAGGTGTTGTTGGTGCCGGTCTGCGTCACATCTGCGATGTTGGCATTGCCGGTCTGAAGGATGGTCGATTCATGGCCAGAGCCAGTCTGCGACACATCCGCGAGGTTATCGATGCCCGACTGGGTGATTTCACTATCGTTGAAATCACCATCCTGGGTGCTGCTCGCAACATTTGCGGTCAGCGCCGTGGTCGAGAAGCCAGTCTGCGTGATCGATGAGGTGTTACCTTCACCGTCCTGCTCGATTGAGGCATCAGCACCGATAGCGAACTGAGCCGGGTTGGCCGAGAAGCCAGCCGAGATCTGATCGATGAACGCGCTGTTGGTTGCGCCGCCGGCATTGTTCTGCGTCACGTTTGCAACTGCACCACCGTTCTGGAAGTTCTGCACGACGTCAGATGCGTTGTTGCTTCCGGTCTGGGTGATCGTGGCGTCATTGTCGGTCGAGGTCGTCGACGCGTAAAGCGACGAGTTTTCCGAACCGGTCTGGCTGACGATCACGTCGCCGTTCGAGGCATTGCGGCCCTGAATGACGTCCGAGAAGTTGCCCGTTTCACCATTGCCGGTGTAGCTCTGCGTGACGCTGACGCTGCTGCCCAGATTGACGTTGTCCTGAACGACGTTCGAGATGTTGGACGTACCCAGAGCAGGGCCATTGCCGTTGTCGGTCTGGTTGACCAGGACGGTGTTGGCCGGAGGTGCCAGGTTCGAGTCAGCTTCGGTACGGACGGTCGATGTCGATCCGTTCGTGCCGCTCTGCAGCACAGTCACATCACCGCCCGAAAGCTGGGTGATGGTCGAGTTGCTGTTGTCGCCGGTCTGCTGGACATCGGCCGTTGCGGCGGCGCCGCGCTGATCAACATCCGACTCGTTGCTGTCGCCAGACTGGAAGACGGTGGCAGTGGAGTCGCCCGACTGAAGAACGACCGAGTCATTGAAGTCGCCAAGCTGGGTGACGGTTGCGGTCGCACCGTCGGCAGCAGCCGACTGGCTGATGCTCGACACATTGTCCTCACCGGTCTGGGTTGCCGATGCCGAAGCACCGTCAGCTGCCTGGGTGATATCGGACACGTTGCCATCACCGGTCTGGTCGACAGTGGCAAACGAGCCCGTTCCGCTCTGGTTGACGTCGGAGTCATTGGACGGGAAGCCGTTGGTGGGGATGTTGGCCAGCTGGGTCACAGATGCCGTCGAGTCACCCGACTGGGTAACGGTCGACAAATTGTCGCCCTGACCGACGCCGGGGCCGCCCGACGAAGGATTGCCGGTCTGGCTGACGGTTGCCGAAGCGCCTGCAGCCGTCGATGTCTGCGTGACGGTCGAGCGGTTGTAGACACCGGTCTGGCCGACGATGGCAGCAGCGCCCGAGTTCTGCGTAACGGTCGACAGGTTCAGTTCGCCGGTCTGGGTCACGGTTGCGGTGGCACCGTCTGCTGTCTGGGTGACGAATGAATCGTTGTTCGGCGGAGCGATGCCATAAGAGTCGCTACCCGACTGAGTGACGCTTGCCGTTGCCGCGCCCGACTGGTTGATGTTCGAACGGTTTTCGTCACCGGTCTGCGAAACGGTTGCAGATGCACCAGGTGCGTCAGACGACTGAACAACGGTAGAAACGTTGTCGCTGCCGGACTGTCCAACAATTGCGTTGTTGTCTTCTCCCGACTGCGTAACGTCGGAACGGTTTCTGTCACCGGTCTGAGTTACCGAGGCATCCTGGCTCGGCGAACCGCTGAA
Encoded proteins:
- a CDS encoding beta strand repeat-containing protein; translated protein: MKKLLLLSASSLALLTAVPAMAQNNTSTVTQTGQDGGATVGQSGSNGKSTITQGGDTNNATLTQSGDFNESEIVQDNGTGSSDDNNTAEVTQSGVDNFSRVVQTNDFSTATVTQSTGGNDSLVTQSGDLDDADVNQSGLDNESTVTQSGNLNTADVDQSGDNNESILTQSSGLNQAVVTQSGEFNDSTLVQTGLGANVANVLQEGDDNDSDIIQGGAGNGVGSSTAAGVVQLSAGNDATVRQAGGLHEAFIEQKGGNDNIASIDQGANASSDHTADVRQDGFQNTGTIVQRGFNENADIIQTGDVNTATVDQGGGVGRNHNALVTQAGSDNSAVIAQRGEDQTATITQPGSGNSAEVDQGRDRGGFLGGLFDTGFGENQVASITQGGNDNTAQTLQRGENQSATISQVGSLNVGGGGFAFGAQIIQGGDTGSDNAASITQISNANRALTNQQGTSLSANVSQGGNGFNTSTVTQTGNGGAVLLNANVLQNGSDNTSSINQGGSDQTANVTQLGEDNLSQIIQTGSGHAASVTQNSNSNESFINQGGTNHIAVVTQGL
- a CDS encoding beta strand repeat-containing protein; protein product: MKKLLMIGVSSIALLAAPAMAQNNTSNIDQTGAFNSAIVAQSGSNAESEIEQSGNGTSTARQNEVEVTQSGDGAFSRVTQTGSDRNDVEVIQDGDSDSTVNQAGTSNRAEVRQDGDGNSSLIDQNGNSNQVGAPFNSSAAGVRQTGDDNNSIIDQDPAAYSTANVGQFGDGNTSLVQQEQNGGAGVNRTEAVVLQTGNLNVSNINQNSTFSGSPSQDASVTQTGDRNRSDVTQSGEDNNAIVGQSGSDNVSTVVQSSDAPGASATVSQTGDENRSNINQSGAATASVTQSGSDSYGIAPPNNDSFVTQTADGATATVTQTGELNLSTVTQNSGAAAIVGQTGVYNRSTVTQTSTAAGASATVSQTGNPSSGGPGVGQGDNLSTVTQSGDSTASVTQLANIPTNGFPSNDSDVNQSGTGSFATVDQTGDGNVSDITQAADGASASATQTGEDNVSSISQSAAADGATATVTQLGDFNDSVVLQSGDSTATVFQSGDSNESDVDQRGAAATADVQQTGDNSNSTITQLSGGDVTVLQSGTNGSTSTVRTEADSNLAPPANTVLVNQTDNGNGPALGTSNISNVVQDNVNLGSSVSVTQSYTGNGETGNFSDVIQGRNASNGDVIVSQTGSENSSLYASTTSTDNDATITQTGSNNASDVVQNFQNGGAVANVTQNNAGGATNSAFIDQISAGFSANPAQFAIGADASIEQDGEGNTSSITQTGFSTTALTANVASSTQDGDFNDSEITQSGIDNLADVSQTGSGHESTILQTGNANIADVTQTGTNNTSTINQSGNSNSAIVSQSGVGGVN